The following are from one region of the Pocillopora verrucosa isolate sample1 chromosome 3, ASM3666991v2, whole genome shotgun sequence genome:
- the LOC131797724 gene encoding histamine H2 receptor, which yields MILSTEEAFSFVGILLAIFVCGLVGNFLVCLAIYFDKDLRQQHSNYFLFNLAVTDLLTVIFVIPFCAAALIQGNWNYGNAWCQATAFVYYSLAIVGLENLAFISWDRFYAIIYPLKYRAKVTPRRIYVAIAFSWIWAFIFTIPCAAMGWFRYGEYESMCTYNFTGTGNKWKIRVVIYSVLTITLCIMIPSAVILFCYFRIISVVRHQGRRVDTITSREMTNSNNSRRQAWTSCYRFKGFRTITAVIILFIISWTPFSATRFIKTVTWDHEYIPAVADTFATVLSLFSTAANPLAYSLFRRDFRRAFKRLLRRICCCAKRRVDENEE from the coding sequence ATGATATTGTCCACTGAGGAAGCCTTTTCTTTCGTCGGTATTTTATTGGCCATTTTCGTGTGTGGTCTCGTGGGTAACTTTCTTGTCTGTTTGGCGATTTATTTTGACAAAGACCTTCGCCAGCAACACTcaaactattttctttttaacctCGCCGTGACTGATCTTCTTACAGTGATCTTCGTGATCCCATTTTGTGCTGCGGCGTTGATTCAGGGGAATTGGAATTATGGCAACGCGTGGTGTCAAGCAACAGCTTTTGTTTACTACAGCTTGGCCATCGTTGGCCTTGAAAATTTAGCGTTCATAAGTTGGGATCGTTTTTACGCCATTATCTATCCACTTAAGTACAGGGCAAAAGTAACACCCAGGAGAATCTACGTGGCTATTGCTTTCAGTTGGATATGGGCGTTTATTTTTACAATCCCCTGCGCAGCCATGGGTTGGTTTAGGTATGGAGAGTACGAATCGATGTGTACTTATAACTTCACCGGTACAGGCAATAAGTGGAAAATACGAGTCGTAATTTACAGCGTTCTAACAATTACACTCTGTATCATGATTCCATCGGCTGTGATACTCTTCTGCTATTTTCGAATAATCTCCGTAGTGCGACATCAAGGAAGACGAGTGGACACCATAACTTCGAGAGAGATGACGAATTCTAATAACTCGCGGCGCCAAGCATGGACAAGCTGTTACAGATTTAAAGGTTTTCGAACAATAACTGCGgtcataattttgtttattatttcgtGGACTCCCTTCAGTGCAACTCGCTTTATTAAAACGGTAACGTGGGACCATGAATATATTCCCGCTGTCGCGGATACATTTGCAACTGTGCTGTCTTTGTTTAGCACAGCCGCCAATCCTTTGGCCTACAGCCTCTTCAGAAGGGACTTCAGAAGAGCTTTTAAAAGGCTTCTTAGACGAATATGCTGTTGTGCTAAAAGGAGAGTGGACGAAAATGAAGAGTAG
- the LOC131797684 gene encoding centrosomal protein of 76 kDa: protein MALPSEKVHELKQIIHSHVSQMNVHSRIRDCVDESFRGEETESAGIDEAGLLNALKERGIVDDVMNTLKFEGLERDPGRSKDKRRVNALEEVPARVGVDPTRRYLYLQVLGGKAFLEHLQDPEPLPGKVTSTFTLYVHFKGQRFKSRPVPCACEPDINEGFLLELQKDGGKMADAATLLSVSDYIHLVLIKTDPSGDTTLIGSHFLPWRDILSAANGRLTSAVEINGVGAEAKVPMGILEIKFEIIPRLSQILTKEVISAQVNLEHSRIAERERLFLVYAKQWWKEFLQIRASHSNRLVKIFAQDECGTNRPVCSFVCPLRAGRLLDSPRQAARFVSLLGYEHTPSVGGGRAEMWSSLLAFLCKGKGDCEDHAVLLCSLLLGFGLNAFVCVGTKGKGAAHTWVMTISPEGEVTFWESLTAHRYAHRPVNPDDPPALKQSRPDHPYRTVGCVFNHRTFYANSQPTDSVEVCQFELQNEARWKCMSEEALRSVCGPKILPSGPVFPPLYPSGVDSSLVSNDMEHELRSLVTDHRRDLGLNTAWDDELSYILTPALAAYELEHSTGVSAGNEEFQQAIRRAIPDGHTFKGFPIQFVHRNARRAFATCLRSPVCEEIICCRGDHVRLAVRVRVFTYPEGACAVWIMFAVRYRSIL, encoded by the exons ATGGCTCTTCCTTCAGAAAAAGTTCATGAACTCAAGCAGATCATTCACAGTCATGTATCCCAAATGAACGTGCATTCTAGGATCAGGGACTGCGTGGATGAATCGTTCCGCGGGGAAGAGACTGAAAGTGCAGGAATCGACGAAGCAGGACTATTGAACGCATTGAAAGAACGAGGCATCGTTGATGATGTGATGAATACGCTTAAGTTCGAAGGTCTTGAAAGAGATCCTGGACGATCAAAGGATAAAAGGAGGGTGAATGCCTTAGAGGAAGTCCCAGCAAGGG TTGGTGTGGATCCCACCAGGCGTTACCTATACCTGCAAGTGTTAGGAGGCAAAGCATTTTTAGAACATCTGCAGGATCCTGAACCATTGCCAGGAAAAGTCACATCCACATTTACTTTGTATGTTCACTTTAAAGGACAACGATTTAAGTCCAGACCTGTTCCTTGTGCATGTGAACCAGACATAAATGAag GATTTTTGCTGGAACTACAAAAGGATGGTGGCAAAATGGCTGATGCAGCAACTCTTCTATCAGTCTCAGATTACATTCACTTAGTCCTTATTAAAACAGATCCCTCAGGTGACACAACATTGATTGGTTCGCATTTCCTTCCTTGGAGAGACATTCTGTCTGCAGCAAATGGAAGGTTGACATCTGCCGTGGAAATAAATGGTGTAGGGGCAGAGGCTAAAGTGCCGATGGGAATACTAGAGAttaagtttgaaataattccaAGGTTGAGTCAG ATCTTAACAAAAGAGGTAATCTCAGCACAAGTAAACTTGGAACACTCCAGAATAGCAGAAAGAGAGAGACTTTTCTTGGTATATGCAAAACAGTGGTGGAAGGAATTTCTACAGATACGTGCCTCTCATAGTAACAGACTTGTGAAGATTTTTGCTCAAGATGAGTGTGGTACCAATCGTCCTGTCTGCTCATTTGTGTGTCCTCTCCGTGCAGGGAGATTACTTGATAGCCCTCGGCAGGCTGCCAGGTTTGTCAGTCTATTAGGGTATGAGCATACGCCATCTGTTGGTGGTGGAAGGGCAGAGATGTGGAGCAGTTTGCTTGCATTTCTCTGCAAAGGAAAAGGG GATTGTGAGGATCATGCAGTTCTATTGTGCAGTCTTCTTCTGGGTTTTGGCCTGAATGCATTTGTCTGTGTGGGCACCAAGGGAAAAGGTGCTGCCCATACCTGGGTTATGACAATCAGCCCTGAGGGAGAAGTCACCTTTTGGGAGAGTTTGACAGCTCACAG ATACGCTCACCGCCCAGTGAACCCTGATGACCCCCCAGCTCTCAAACAGTCCCGCCCTGATCATCCTTACAGAACTGTCGGGTGTGTTTTTAATCATCGCACCTTTTACGCAAATAGTCAG cCAACCGATTCTGTTGAAGTTTGTCAATTTGAACTTCAGAATGAAGCTCGGTGGAAGTGTATGAGCGAAGAGGCGTTACGATCCGTGTGTGGGCCTAAAATATTG CCCAGCGGCCCAGTCTTCCCTCCCCTGTATCCTTCTGGTGTTGACTCATCCCTGGTTAGTAATGACATGGAGCACGAGCTAAGGAGCTTGGTAACGGATCATAGAAGG gatttgggcTTAAACACTGCATGGGATGACGAGTTGAGTTACATTCTCACACCGGCTCTCGCTGCTTATGAATTGGAGCACAGCACGGGTGTTTCCGCCGGAAACGAAGAGTTTCAACAAGCCATAAGACGAGCAATTCCTGACGGTCACACTTTCAAAGGGTTTCCCATCCAGTTTGTGCATCGTAACGCAAGACGGGCATTTGCCACGTGTCTGAG GTCACCGGTATGTGAAGAGATCATTTGCTGCCGCGGTGATCACGTGAGATTGGCAGTTCGAGTCCGAGTGTTCACCTACCCTGAAGGCGCTTGCGCAGTATGGATCATGTTCGCTGTCAGATATCGATCAATTTTGTAG